In the genome of Planctomyces sp. SH-PL62, the window AATGCGACCGACCTCGGGACGGCGGGGAGGACGAGGTTTTCGTCGCCCCGGCGTTCTGGGACATCCAGACCAACGGGCGCTGGGGACATTCGTTCTCCAGCCCAGACGTCACAGTCGATCAGGTCGTCTCCATCATCCGCGCCCAGCGCGGCCTGGGGGCGGCCCGGATCTGCCCGACGCTCATCACGGCTCCCGTCGACGACACGCTGCACGGCCTGCGCACGGTGGCCGAGGCCTGCGACTCCCATCCCGACGTGGACCGCATGGTCGTCGGCGTCCACCTGGAGGGGCCGTTCCTCTCCGACCAGAACGGATACAAGGGGACGCATCCGGCCGACGCCATGCGCGACCCGGACTGGAGCCTCTTCGAGAGGTTCCAGGAGGCTTCCGGCGGGCGCGTCATCCTGATGACGCTCGCTCCCGAGCGTCCGGGGTCGGCCGAGTTCATCCGCAAGGCGGTCGCCTCCGGTGTGACCGTTTCGGTGGGCCACACGGCCGTCGACCGCGATTCGCTCAGCGAGGCGGTCGAGGCGGGGGCCACGCTGAGCACTCACCTGGGGAACGGCATCGCCGCCGAGCTTCCCCGCCATCCCAACCCGATCTGGTTGCAGGCGGCCGAGGATCGGCTCTACGCGTCATTGATCGCCGACGGCCATCATCTGGATCGGGAAGTCCTCCGGGTGCTGGCGCGGGCGAAGGGTTGGCATCGGCTGATCCTCGTCAGCGACGCCGGCTGGCTCGCCGGGCTCCCCGCCGGGAATTACGGGGCCTGGGACGTCGATCCCTCGGGCAAGATCGTGCTCGCCGGGACCCCCTACCTCGCCGGCTCGACCCAGGGCCTGGAGACCGGCCTTCGCATCCTCGACGAGGTCGAGCCGAGCTTCCCCCGGCCGCTGCTCGACACCGTCACCGTCAATCCCGCACGTTTGTTGAATCAGCCCGCGCCGCGTCTCGCCGTCGGCGAGCCGGCCGACCTGACGCTGCTTCGAAGACCGGCTCCGGGCCGACTGATGCTGGAAAAGACGTGCGTCGGCGGCGAGTGGTTCGAGCGGTCGGTCTGAAATCCGCCCGCTGATCGACTTCGAAAAACCCACACCCCGCGATCCCGGCTCGACGGCCGTGATCGCGGGGCGTGGGTGAAGTTGACGGCCGCGCCGGAGTCCCCGGCGCGGCCGTTCGCGAATCTCGGATCAGGCGTTCTCGGCCGGGTCCTGCCCGTCGATCCACGCGCCGCCGAGCTTCTGGTACTCGGGGGATTCGAGGAGCGAGCCGGTGTCGCCGGCCTTCCAGCCCTGGATCTGGTTGGGCTTGCCGCGGAGCTTGCTGCGCTCTTCCCAGCGGACGGCCCAGGCGGAGTCGGCGTCGACGACGTTGCCGGTCTCCTTGTCGATGTAGTAGGCCTTGCCCTCGCGGTGCGAGCGGACGCCGAGGTTGACCGTGGCGATCGCGGCGTAGCCGAGTTCGACCGGGCAGAGGGTCTCGGGGTTGCGCGACCGGGTGCACTCGAGGAAGTGCTCCCAAAGGGCGCGGGTGTCTTCGCGGGGCTGCTCGGGGGTGAACTTGTCGCCGCCCTCGCCCTGGTTGGTGCCCGGAGGGGCCGGGCGGCCTTCCAGCTTCTGCTGGACGACCGAGTAGCCGCCCTTCGGCGAGGGGTCGAACCGGACGGTCGCGGTGTGGCCGCGGATCAGCTCGGGGAGCTGCACGTCGTTGCACATGGTGGCCGAGATGAGGACCTGGCAGCCCTCGTCATAGTCGGCGACCACAGTGGCGACGTCCGGCACGTCGCGGCCGTCGTACTCGAGGTAGAGGCCGCCGGCGCCGACGACCCGACGCGGCAGGCGGACGCCCATCGCCAGGATCAGGTGGGTGAGCTGGTGGACGAACAGGTCGGTGTACATGCCGCCGCCGAAGTCCCAGTAGCAACGCCACTGGGCGTACCGGGCGCGATCGAAGGGCTGGTCCGGGGCGAGACCGAAGTCGGTCCCCAGGAACATCTTCCAGTCGACCGTCTTGGGGGTCATGTCCTTGGTGAGCTTGTAGTACCGCCACTGGCCGACGTTGCTGTTGCGGTAGTACGAGGTCTGGCCCTGCATCACGTGGCCGATCTTGCCCTCGGTGATGAGCTTGTTGGCCTCGCGCCAGCGGGGGTCGGCGGTCGACTGGACGCCGACGGTGAAGACCTGCTTCGTCCGATTGACCGTCTCGACGAGCTTGCGGGCCTCCTCGATGGTGTGGGTCATCGGCTTTTCGCAGAAGACGTCCTTGCCCGCCTCCATCGCGTCCTGGCTCATCTTCGCGTGCCAGTGGTCCGGCGTGGCGATGAGGACGACGTCGATGTCCTTGTTTTCAAGGAGCTTCCGGTAATCCTTGGTGATCCGGTCCTTGTCCTTGCCCTCGGCGTCGAGCCCGCACCGCTTGGCCGAGTAGTAGAGGCCGCGCTTGGCGTCGTCGTTGCCGTCCCAGACGTCGCAGAGGCCGATGATGTCGACCAGCTTGGTCTCTTCCTTCAGATTCCCCAGGATGCGGATGTGCTCCTGGGCGCGGCCGCCGGGGCCGAGGATCGCGACGTTGATCCGCTCGTTGGCGCCCTTGACGGCACCGATGGCGGGGTGGGCGAAGGTCCCGGCGGCCACCGCCGCACCGGTCGCCGCGCCGGCCGTCTCCAGGAAGGTCCGACGGTTCACCAGCGGTTTGTTCTGCATTCTGAAGGTCTCCGGACCATGGGAAAAAGATCGGAGGGGACGGCCGCGAGCGGTCGACCCGGCTGGGCGAGGCGACGCGTGGCGAGGACTCGCGCTTGATCGGTGGACCGCGGGTTCTCGACCGACGGTTCGATCTCAAGGCTAACCCTGACCCGGCCGGTCAGTCAAGGACTCGCCGGCTTCCGCCGGAAGACGCCGGACGGCCTGGGTCGGCCGCGCCGGAAAGATCATCCCGCGACCCGGCGATGGGGCGGCCCGAGAGGTCGAAGCGTCGGGCCGGCCTGGAGATCGGGGGGAATCCTTGGAGATTTACAGAACGTCGAGGTTTCCCTAGCTTGTTATGAGCGGCGGTGAATCGTAGGGAAGGGAGAGTCGAGGTCCATGCAGCGTTTCATCATGGAATCCCGGATCGCGGCTCCTCCGGACGCCGTCTTCGCGTTCTTCGAGCGGCCCGACGCCTTCCAACTGCTGGTCCCTCCCGACGAGCCTGTCGAGGTCGTCGAGGCCCCGCGCTCGCTGGAAGTCGGCGCCCGCGCCGTGATCCGGATGCGGGTCGGGCCGTTTCCGGTCGAATGGGTGGCCGAGCACATCGAATACATTCCCGGCCGACTCTTCGTCGACCGCCAGGTGAAGGGCCCGTTCGCGGCCTGGGTTCATCGCCATGAGTTCCTCGACGACGGCGAGGGAGGGACTCTGCTCCGGGACGTGGTGGCGTATCAGCCCCCTCTCGGATTGCTGGGCGGGCTCGTGGCAGGGCCGATCATCGAATCCAAGCTCCGACGCCTTTTCGAGTATCGCCACGAGGTGGTGAAAAAGGCCTTCGAGCAGACCGAGGGGGACGCCGCCGAACCGGCCTGAATCTCGAATCTCCTCGGGGTGGATCGAGGCCGAAAGGCTGTGATCTCGGACTTTCCCGGCCGCTTCGCTAATGTTTTACTTGCCTCGAACGTAGATAGGGTAGAATTCGGGGGGACGGCTCGATCGCAGCATCGGGACAGTTTGCCGTCCATCGCGCCACGGTGCGGCGTCGGAGACCCACGGGGCAGGCCAATCGATATGATAGGCGACGGGATCATGCCGCGCACCATCACATGCGAGCAATGCAAAGCCGTTCTCAACCTGCCTGAGCAGGTGCCGACGGGCAAGCGCCTCAAATGCCCCAAGTGCCAGCACCGATTCACGGTGACCCAGAAGGACGCCAATTCGGCCTCGACCCGTCCCGGCGAGGCCGACGCGGCGAACACCTCCACTTACGAGATGCCCAACGGCCTCCCCTCGCTCGACGACCTCCCCTCGCCTCGGGCGGAGGGGGACCTTCGTGAGACCTTCGACCTGCCGCTCCTGGCCGGCGAGGCCGAGAAGAGCATCGGCGGGGGCTCGGCGGCGATCGGCGACGCCGCCGCCCTGTTCAAGGAGGAGCCTCGGCGGAAAAAGAAGCCGGTCGGGGCCGAGGCCCGGTCGCAGGCCCGGCGTTGCATCCGATGCCACGGCTCGGTGCCCCAGGGCATGTCGATCTGCCCGACGTGCGGGACCGACCAGGATTCCGGGATGCACGTCGGACTCGACGACGACCTCTTCCCGCCGCCCCCCCCGCCCCCCTCGGGCATCCCGCTGCTCATCGCGATTCCGGGGATGTTTTGCGGACTCGCGGGGGTCCTCCTGACGATCCTCTCGCTGGTCCAATCGGTGCGCGTCGAGGCCGGGGTCTACCAGTACGGCTGGCTGATGTTGGCGGTCGTGGCGGGTTACGGGGTCTACGGCGCGGCCCAGTTCCTTCGGGGGAAATCCCTGAAGGTGCTCCTGCTCGCGCTGACGCTGGGCGCCATCGTCGACGTCATCGCGATGATCGGACTGCCCATCTTCGAGGCCAACTTTGCGGAGCAGAGCGATCTGGTGACGCGATCGACGACGCCCGTCGAGGACGTGTCCGCGCGGGAGTTGGCGGACTCCGAGTACAAGCCCCTCGTCGATCGGCTGGATCAGGACCGGATCACCCTCGGGGTGACCTTCATCATCATCTACGCCCTGTTCGCGGTCTACTTGAACTCGCCGCCGGTGCGTCGCTACTTCACTCGCAGGCAATTCTTCCCGTAGCGCGAGTCCGACGCTTGCGGCCGTGACGCAAGAAGGCTGGGGCGTCGCTCATCCTTCTCTCCTGGGGCCGAGTCTCGCCGCCCCGATTCAAAGCGACCGGCGAGCCGGGCCGTCGGGGCCGTCAGGCGGTGGCCGAGTCGAGCGGGCTGCGCCAGATCGGCTGGACCGGGAAAAGGATCCGGGCGGCGTCCAGGGCGGTCGCCGTGGAGGCGATGAAGCCGTCTTCCTCGGCCGCCTCGTCGACTCCGACGTGGCCCATGGCGAGCCGCGTGAACGTCGCCGAGGTGAGCGAGAGATGGCGGCGGCTGAGTTTGTCGGGCTCGACCCGCGAGTCCTTGCCGTTGGCGTGGATCAGCCAGCGATGGTCGTCGACCGTCAGGCCGAGCTCGACCGGCGAGGCGACACCGGCGTCGTGGGCGCGACGGCTCAATTCAGGCAGGATGGCGCGTAGGAACCGTCCGACGTCCGGGACGTGGTACATGGAGACGGAGCCGTCAATCGCGTCCTGATCGAAGACCTTCCCCGAGGCCGCTCGACAGGCGTCGAGCGCGGGGTGATCGACGGGCGCATTGATCATGACTTCGGGATAGGCCCGTTCGAGGGCCTCGGCCCGGACCCGTCCGAGGAGCGCGCGGAGGGCCTGGGGATACGCCGGGTCGGACGCGATCTCGAGGATGCGATGGTCCTTCACGAACGCGTAGCCGCGCACGGCATCGCCCTGGCACGCCACCCAGATGACGTGGGCGTAGCGACGGCCGATGAGCCATCGCCAGTATTCCTCGGAGCGGATCGTCGTCCCGGTGGCCGTCCGGTATTGCATGTCGTAGAGGACCATGAGGTCGCCCAGTTCGACTTGCCGCCAGGGACGGACGTGCCAGCCTCCCCCCTTCGCCTCGACGACGCCGTCGGTCGCCTGGGGGAGATTTCGACTCAGCGTCTGGCCGAAGGTGCTTCGGCCGCAGACCCCCCAACCCAGCGGCTTGTAGAACCGAGGCATCCGGGTCGTCAGGGCCTGGACCACCGCCCCGGTCGCCCGGGTCCGTTCGTCGGCGAGGCGCATCAGATTCTGGGCGAATCCGAGGCCCCGGTATTCGGGCAGGGTGCCGACCCAGACGACGCCGTTCATCGGCAGCGTCACCTCGCCATAGCGGATCTGGCGTTCGGTGAGGTGGGCGTGGCAGGCGATCCGGCCGTCGACCTTGACGAGCAGGCGCTGCTCGGGCCGGTACGCGGGGTCGCTCAAGGCCCCGAGGAAGGCCTCGCGATCCGGTCCGTGGAAGACGTGGAGCAGAGTCTGGTAGACCGCCTCATGATCGGCTTCGGTCCCCAGGCAATACTCCACCGATCCTCGACGAAACGGGAGCCGAGTCTCCGGTGTGGAGGCTTTCATCGGGTCGACCATCTTTCGGACGCGCCGCCAGGGCGAGGGCTGTCAACCGTGGAATCGGCGCTTGCGTCGCTATTCACGACGCGGCACCGGGCTTCATCCATTCTACGGCCTGGTAAAGGGGCTCGCCCGAAAAAGTGGGGCCTTACCCTGCTTTTTCCGCAAGCCGTAACGAACTCAACGGTTGTTACGACTCGGCGACCCCTGGAATGGGGTCTGCGGACGGTTTTGCGAGGTTCGTCATCAGGCCGCGCAGGCGATCGTGAGGATACAGGATGATTGCGTACTCACGACTCCGCGCCAGCCGGTTCTGATCGAGATCGGCGACGGTTTCGACGCGCCGTCTTTTCTGGGCCTCAATGCGATCGGCGACCAGGGGGTGCAGGGCTTCGTTCAAACTGCGAATTCTTCGGAATCGCGCCCGGCGTTCCTCGGGCCGCGTCGGATCGGCGACCTGGAGCGTGCGCTTCTCCTCGACGACCGCCTGCTGCTCCGGCGTCAGGGGCTTGGCCAGGTGGCGGTCGGGATTGTACTCCAGGCTTCGAAGGTCGCGATCCAGTTCGGCCAGAGACTGCGACGATGCGGCGGACTGTGGCAAACCGAGCTGGACGGTCATCGAGAGAGTGAGAAATCCCGGAGGAGCGGCGTCGGCGAAGAATTTACGGGCCACCACGTCTCCCAACTCATCGTACTTCGCGCCGCCGATGCCGTGAATGAACAGATCGCTCAGGAGAAAGCGACTGAACATCGTCGTCGTCAGGGCACGAGTGCGGAGCCTCACGCCGGTGCTCGGCAGGTCCTGGAGCCGCTCGACCGCGCAACAGGCTTCACGATCCGGCGCCAGGGGAAGTTCCAGGAACGGCTCGGCCTCGTCGGAGATCCGTAATGACATCGTGCGGGCGTCCTGACGCACCATCAGGGGGCGTCGCCGCGGGCGCCCGGCACGCCAGGTCCAGAATGGGGCTTCGAGCCAGTCGCCCTCGCGCTTGAGGGCCGACACCGGATGGTTCTTGCTCCGGATCTTGTAGAACTCGCGGTACTCCTGGAGCGACTGGTTGTGGATCGCCTGGAACCTGGGCAGTTGCGCGAGCAGGTGGCAGGCGAACCACAAGAAGCCTTCGGTCTGGCAGATGCGGCTGAACGGCACTTCCAGATTGCGGACGCCCCACGACTCCTCGATCCGCCTCCGGGCCGCGGCCAGGCGAAGGCCCAGGGGGAGGCCGCCGTCGCGATAGCGAGCGACCTCGGGCCAGAATCGTTCGATGAGCGGATCGACGGTCAGCCCATCAAGCTCATCCAGGACGCGGCCGCCGAACGAGGCGAAGAACGCTTCGTCGTGGACGGGGAGATCCTCATAAGGGGCCTCCCCTTCCCAGCGGTCGAAGTCGACGCGGCGCACCGCGAGCCGGCCGTCCTTGACGTGGGGGACCCGGATGGAGGCCGACTTGGGGATGTCGTCGTCGATGATGAGGTTGAGCGCCGAGGCGTCACGGCGGGCGGCGATCCCGGCGGCGGCGAAATTCTTCACCCAGACGCCCGGATGGAACAGCTCGGGCTGATGGCCGGTCACGATCAGGCCGCTCCGGCCCTCGATGGCCGGGGGGGGCTCGACGCCGATCTCGGCCAGATACGAGCGGGCCTCGTCCGCGGCCTGTCGGCGCACCAGGTCGCGCAGCGGCCCGGCGGGTCGGCCCTGGAAATCGTACTCCCAGGTGGAGGCCCGTTGGATGTTGGCGTCGACGAGTGAAGGGGCCTGGTCGAGGGGAGGCGTCGCCAGCAGGCCGCCGTCATTCGAGGGAGCCCGCAGGCGCGTGCCTTTCATCCTCCACAGCCTCCGCCCACTTCCAGGCCCGCGCGCTTCAGGGCGTCGGCGAAGACCTGGCGATAGTGGTTCAGCCGATAGGTCGAGTCGTCGAGCGAGCCGCCGAACGCCCGCGATTCGTCGAGGTAGATCAGGGGGACCGCGGCCTCGACGATCTTCAGCCCGTGCTGGACCGCCTGGACCCAGATCTGGAGCGGCATGGCGTAGCCCAGGTCGGTGACCTCGAAGCTCTCCAGGGCGCGGCGGTTGTAGGCCTTGAAGCCGCAGAAGGCGTCGGTCAGGTGGAGGCCCAGGCACTCGTTGAGCCAGCGGGTGACCTCGACGTTGATCCGCCGCCGCTCCTCCGGGGGGCGCTGGTCGGGATCGAAAACCTGGAGATAGCGGCTGCCGGAGACCATGTCGGCCTCGGCCAGCCGGGCGCCGATCGCGGGGATCATCGCGGGCTCGTGCTGGCCGTCGCAGTCGAGCGTCACAAGGCCGTCGTAGTCCCCTTCAAGCGCCCGGGCGAAGGCCGTCTTGAGCCCCGCGCCGTAGCCGAGGTTGGTCGGATGGCGGACGACCTGGACGGACGGGAAGCGGCCGAGCAACTCCGGGGTCCGGTCGGTCGAGCCGTCGTCCACCACCAGCACGTCGCCGGCGTATTGAAGGACCTGGCGAAGCACCTCTTCCAGGTACTTCTCCTCGTTGTGGACGGGGATCGCGGTGAGGAGTTTCATCGGCGAAGTTTCGCAAGGGGTTCGGGGGGCCGGGAGAGAGCGAGAGCGAGCGATTTCGGTCCGGCCGCCGTTCTCGGAACCTACGCATTCTAGGTTAGGGTCGGTCGAAGTCAACGACCCCGGCGGCCACCCCCCTTGACCGCCCTCCGCAACGGCTCCTAGCATGAATCCTCCTTCCGTCGATCGAGGTGCGCGACGCCGTCCGTCGACCCTGGCCCGATTTCGCGATCATTCGGATTCTCTTGCCGGCTGAATCTCATGACACGACCCGACGCCTCCTCGCCCGTCCCCGACAAGAAACGCCACCACGACGACGCCGATCCCCGCCCCGAGGCTGTGGATGCGGCCGAGCCGCCCGACGCGGAGCCGGAGCCGGAGCCGTGGACGCCCGAGCGCGTCTCGGAGTGGAACGCGTATTACGACCTGTACGTCCTGGGGGCCGTGCTCCTGCTGGCGTTCGCGGCGTCCTGCATCCGGACCAATCACTCGCCGCTCTGGGCTAATCTCAAGATGGGCCGGGAGATCCTCGCCAGGGGGACGCCGGTGATGGCCGACGCCTTTTCCTACACCGAACAGGGCCGCAGCTGGGTCAACATCCCCTGGCTCTTCCAGGCGGCCGGCGCCGGGCTCTACAACGTCGCGTACGGCCTGGTGCCCGAGGCCCCGGACGATCCCACCGCCAACCGCGCCTCGGCCGAGCAGATCGCGACCGGTGCCCTGGTGGCCCTCACGGCGCTCGCGAGGCTGCTGACGGCCTATTTGTTGCTGCGCGTGAGGCATCGAGGGCCCGGCCTCTGGTGGACGGCGGTCTGCACGGCCCTGGCGTTGGGCGCGATCATCGGCCCCGCCGGCCTGATGCTCGGGGGAGTCGCACAGCCGGCCGTCGTCGGCCCTTCGACCTGGGGCGTCCTTTTCCTCGCCTTCGAGACGCTCTGGTTGTTCCGGGCCTTCGTCCAGAAGAAGGCCGGCGCGCTTTACGCGCTCGTGCCGCTCTTCCTGGTCTGGGCGAACGTCGACGACTCGTTCCTGTTCGGCCTGCTGATCCTGGGCGCCGCCGTCCTGGGCAAATTCCTGGACGGCCGCCGTTCGGTTGAGAACGCCCCGGTCGGACGTCGGCCGGTCGACGACGAGGAGGAGCGGGCCCCGGTCTCGACCGGCCTGGCGGCCTCGATCCTCCTGGCCTGCGCCGTGGTCGTGCTGGCCAACCCGTCGCACGTGAAGATCTATCCGGCCGCGCTGGAGCCGGTGACGAGCTTCTTCTCGGGAGGCGAGCCGCCGACGACCTTCGACCAGCTCTCGTATTTCGGCAAGACGATCCGCACCCAGTACCCCGCGGGGTGGCACTGGCTGACCCTGTATTACCTGGTCGTCGTCTCCCTGGCGGCAGCGACGTTCGTGCTGAACGCGGCGAGATTTTCGTGGGCCCGATTCCTGCCGTTCGCCTTCGCGGCGTTCGCCTGGGCCGTCTACATGCGGTACAGCGCCGAGTTCGCCGTCGTGGCGGCGGCGGTCGCGGCGCTCAACGGGCAGGAGTGGTATCAGCGGCGATTCGGCGTCGAGGGGAAGCTCGGCACGGGCTGGGCGGTCTGGTCGACCGGGGGCCGACTGGTCACGCTGGCGTCCCTGTTCCTCTGCGTCAGCATCTCGATCACCGGCTACGGCAAGTCTCCGGGCGACCCCCGCTTCGGCTTCGGCTTCGATCCGAACGACTTCGCGTTCGAGGCGGCCGAGTATCTCGCGGCGCACGACGACATCAAGGGGAACGTCTTCAACTGGACCCCCAGCCAGGGGGACGCGCTGCTTTGGAAGGCCGGAGCGACCCGCAAGACGTTCGTCGACAATCGCTCCCGGCTCTTCCCCGATTCGATTCTGGAAGAGCATCGGACGCTCCTCAACGCCCTGCGCGACGACGACCCGGAGATCTGGAAGCCGATCTTCGACAAGTACGGCGTGTCGACGGTCATGCTGGATTCGGCGACCGCGACCAACACCTATCGACGGCTCACCCAGAGCCCCAACTGGATCCCGTTCTACGACGACGGCCGGGTCGTGATGTTCGGCCGTGCGGATGCGGCCGAGCCCGACCTCGCGACGTTCCGGGCGAACCGTCTCGACCCCGATCTGAGGGCGTATAAGGTCACCTCGCCGACGCCGGCCGCCGACCGGCCGCCCACGCCCGTGAACTGGATCGACGACGTCTTCCAGAGCCGCGCCCTGACCCCCCCGCGCACGCGCAACAACGCCGCCCGCCGGTGGCTCACCACCGGAGTCGACTCCGACGGCGCCCCCGTCCCGCCCGACCCGGCCCGCTGCCTGCTGGCGATCCGCGAGGCCCGGACCGCCCTGTCGCTGAACCCGGACGACACCACGGCGTATCGCCTGCTCGTCCTCGCCTATCGTGGACTGGCCCAGCAGGAGGCCGCCCTGATCGGGGGCGTTGAGCTGACCCCCGAGAACCGCGAGCGGATCGCCGCGATCAAGCCCGGCGGCGCGCTCATGAGCGATCGGCTCCGTCAGATCGTCACCTCGCTGAACTACGCGATCCAGACGACCCCCCCGCCCGCGACGCCCGACGAGCGCCGCGAGTTGATGTCGCTCCAGTTCGAGTTGTTCGAGA includes:
- a CDS encoding tetratricopeptide repeat protein, with product MTRPDASSPVPDKKRHHDDADPRPEAVDAAEPPDAEPEPEPWTPERVSEWNAYYDLYVLGAVLLLAFAASCIRTNHSPLWANLKMGREILARGTPVMADAFSYTEQGRSWVNIPWLFQAAGAGLYNVAYGLVPEAPDDPTANRASAEQIATGALVALTALARLLTAYLLLRVRHRGPGLWWTAVCTALALGAIIGPAGLMLGGVAQPAVVGPSTWGVLFLAFETLWLFRAFVQKKAGALYALVPLFLVWANVDDSFLFGLLILGAAVLGKFLDGRRSVENAPVGRRPVDDEEERAPVSTGLAASILLACAVVVLANPSHVKIYPAALEPVTSFFSGGEPPTTFDQLSYFGKTIRTQYPAGWHWLTLYYLVVVSLAAATFVLNAARFSWARFLPFAFAAFAWAVYMRYSAEFAVVAAAVAALNGQEWYQRRFGVEGKLGTGWAVWSTGGRLVTLASLFLCVSISITGYGKSPGDPRFGFGFDPNDFAFEAAEYLAAHDDIKGNVFNWTPSQGDALLWKAGATRKTFVDNRSRLFPDSILEEHRTLLNALRDDDPEIWKPIFDKYGVSTVMLDSATATNTYRRLTQSPNWIPFYDDGRVVMFGRADAAEPDLATFRANRLDPDLRAYKVTSPTPAADRPPTPVNWIDDVFQSRALTPPRTRNNAARRWLTTGVDSDGAPVPPDPARCLLAIREARTALSLNPDDTTAYRLLVLAYRGLAQQEAALIGGVELTPENRERIAAIKPGGALMSDRLRQIVTSLNYAIQTTPPPATPDERRELMSLQFELFETYLQLGFIDLARDQLRAFLDAAKPGELEPQVRSVYANQLDTLNRQMEQISQTLGTLQIERQAGPIELGQFAMSQGAAGLAIIQFEDAERGNMSPMIVKPQLLDLYCGTGQPDRALELLSAAGVDDASLGDPGLATFRQGLVYKLLGNYASAASLWQGRSIPRLAYDRSTKAIGIATRMLHGDLVGAANDGMSAPSLLGREADWEFDLAQCLLESGEPERAAEHYTKALELTPESAVRPLIAYYLEKIGKPVPPKPEPAQAPAAEAAKPAATPSEEPKAEAPKAEEPKAEAPKAEEPKAEAPGPEGAGKP
- a CDS encoding SRPBCC family protein, with amino-acid sequence MQRFIMESRIAAPPDAVFAFFERPDAFQLLVPPDEPVEVVEAPRSLEVGARAVIRMRVGPFPVEWVAEHIEYIPGRLFVDRQVKGPFAAWVHRHEFLDDGEGGTLLRDVVAYQPPLGLLGGLVAGPIIESKLRRLFEYRHEVVKKAFEQTEGDAAEPA
- a CDS encoding Gfo/Idh/MocA family protein, which encodes MQNKPLVNRRTFLETAGAATGAAVAAGTFAHPAIGAVKGANERINVAILGPGGRAQEHIRILGNLKEETKLVDIIGLCDVWDGNDDAKRGLYYSAKRCGLDAEGKDKDRITKDYRKLLENKDIDVVLIATPDHWHAKMSQDAMEAGKDVFCEKPMTHTIEEARKLVETVNRTKQVFTVGVQSTADPRWREANKLITEGKIGHVMQGQTSYYRNSNVGQWRYYKLTKDMTPKTVDWKMFLGTDFGLAPDQPFDRARYAQWRCYWDFGGGMYTDLFVHQLTHLILAMGVRLPRRVVGAGGLYLEYDGRDVPDVATVVADYDEGCQVLISATMCNDVQLPELIRGHTATVRFDPSPKGGYSVVQQKLEGRPAPPGTNQGEGGDKFTPEQPREDTRALWEHFLECTRSRNPETLCPVELGYAAIATVNLGVRSHREGKAYYIDKETGNVVDADSAWAVRWEERSKLRGKPNQIQGWKAGDTGSLLESPEYQKLGGAWIDGQDPAENA
- the eis gene encoding enhanced intracellular survival protein Eis, giving the protein MKASTPETRLPFRRGSVEYCLGTEADHEAVYQTLLHVFHGPDREAFLGALSDPAYRPEQRLLVKVDGRIACHAHLTERQIRYGEVTLPMNGVVWVGTLPEYRGLGFAQNLMRLADERTRATGAVVQALTTRMPRFYKPLGWGVCGRSTFGQTLSRNLPQATDGVVEAKGGGWHVRPWRQVELGDLMVLYDMQYRTATGTTIRSEEYWRWLIGRRYAHVIWVACQGDAVRGYAFVKDHRILEIASDPAYPQALRALLGRVRAEALERAYPEVMINAPVDHPALDACRAASGKVFDQDAIDGSVSMYHVPDVGRFLRAILPELSRRAHDAGVASPVELGLTVDDHRWLIHANGKDSRVEPDKLSRRHLSLTSATFTRLAMGHVGVDEAAEEDGFIASTATALDAARILFPVQPIWRSPLDSATA
- a CDS encoding zinc-ribbon domain-containing protein encodes the protein MPRTITCEQCKAVLNLPEQVPTGKRLKCPKCQHRFTVTQKDANSASTRPGEADAANTSTYEMPNGLPSLDDLPSPRAEGDLRETFDLPLLAGEAEKSIGGGSAAIGDAAALFKEEPRRKKKPVGAEARSQARRCIRCHGSVPQGMSICPTCGTDQDSGMHVGLDDDLFPPPPPPPSGIPLLIAIPGMFCGLAGVLLTILSLVQSVRVEAGVYQYGWLMLAVVAGYGVYGAAQFLRGKSLKVLLLALTLGAIVDVIAMIGLPIFEANFAEQSDLVTRSTTPVEDVSARELADSEYKPLVDRLDQDRITLGVTFIIIYALFAVYLNSPPVRRYFTRRQFFP
- a CDS encoding N-acetylglucosamine-6-phosphate deacetylase, with protein sequence MIVRARDWDASRWIEIEIRDGMLERIDECDRPRDGGEDEVFVAPAFWDIQTNGRWGHSFSSPDVTVDQVVSIIRAQRGLGAARICPTLITAPVDDTLHGLRTVAEACDSHPDVDRMVVGVHLEGPFLSDQNGYKGTHPADAMRDPDWSLFERFQEASGGRVILMTLAPERPGSAEFIRKAVASGVTVSVGHTAVDRDSLSEAVEAGATLSTHLGNGIAAELPRHPNPIWLQAAEDRLYASLIADGHHLDREVLRVLARAKGWHRLILVSDAGWLAGLPAGNYGAWDVDPSGKIVLAGTPYLAGSTQGLETGLRILDEVEPSFPRPLLDTVTVNPARLLNQPAPRLAVGEPADLTLLRRPAPGRLMLEKTCVGGEWFERSV
- a CDS encoding glycosyltransferase family 2 protein, which produces MKLLTAIPVHNEEKYLEEVLRQVLQYAGDVLVVDDGSTDRTPELLGRFPSVQVVRHPTNLGYGAGLKTAFARALEGDYDGLVTLDCDGQHEPAMIPAIGARLAEADMVSGSRYLQVFDPDQRPPEERRRINVEVTRWLNECLGLHLTDAFCGFKAYNRRALESFEVTDLGYAMPLQIWVQAVQHGLKIVEAAVPLIYLDESRAFGGSLDDSTYRLNHYRQVFADALKRAGLEVGGGCGG